The following proteins come from a genomic window of Phacochoerus africanus isolate WHEZ1 chromosome 9, ROS_Pafr_v1, whole genome shotgun sequence:
- the LOC125135814 gene encoding olfactory receptor 4F3/4F16/4F29-like: MDGANHSMVSEFVFLGITNSWEIQLLLFLFSSVFYVASMMGNSLIMLAVTSDRHLHSPMYFLLANLSFIDLGVSSVISPKMIYDLFRKCKVISFSGCIAQIFFLHLIGSVEMALLIAMAFDRYVAICKPLHYLTVMSPRMCIRLLVAAWIIGFLHSMVQLAFVVKLPFCGPNVLDSFYCDFPRFIKLACTDTYRLEFMVTANSGFISLGSFFILIISYIFILITVRKHSSGSSSKALSTLSTHVMVVILFFGPCIFVYMWPHPTSHLDKFLAVFDAVLTPFLNSVIYTFRNKEMKMAMRKVCSQIFIYRRIL, encoded by the coding sequence ATGGATGGAGCAAATCACTCTATGGTGTCAGAATTTGTGTTCCTGGGAATCACCAACTCCTGGGAAATACAACTTCTCCTCTTTCTGTTCTCTTCGGTTTTTTACGTGGCAAGCATGATGGGAAACTCCCTCATTATGCTCGCTGTGACTTCTGACCGTCACTTACACTCCCCCATGTACTTTCTGTTAGCCAACCTCTCCTTCATTGATCTGGGAGTTTCTTCTGTCATTTCTCCCAAGATGATTTATGATCTGTTCAGGAAATGTAAAGTCATCTCCTTCAGTGGCTGCATTGCTCAAATCTTCTTCCTCCACCTCATTGGTAGTGTGGAGATGGCTCTTCTCATCGCCATGGCCTTTGACAGATATGTTGCCATATGTAAGCCTCTTCACTATTTAACTGTTATGAGCCCCAGAATGTGTATTCGGCTTCTGGTCGCTGCATGGATAATTGGCTTCCTTCACTCTATGGTACAACTGGCATTTGTTGTAAAATTGCCATTCTGTGGCCCTAATGTTCTAGACAGCTTTTACTGTGATTTTCCTCGGTTCATCAAACTTGCCTGCACAGATACCTATAGGCTAGAGTTCATGGTCACTGCCAACAGTGGATTTATATCCCTGGGATCATTCTTCATACTGATTATCTCCTATATTTTTATCCTGATTACTGTTCGGAAACACTCTTCAGGGAGCTCATCTAAGGCCCTCTCCACCTTGTCAACTCATGTCAtggtggtgattttatttttcggtccttgcatttttgtttatatgtGGCCTCATCCCACATCCCACCTAGACAAATTCCTTGCTGTTTTTGATGCAGTTCTCACCCCTTTTTTAAATTCAGTCATCTATACATTCaggaacaaagaaatgaaaatggcaatGAGGAAAGTATGCagtcagatttttatttataggAGGATTTTGTAA